The following proteins come from a genomic window of Microbacterium sp. JZ31:
- a CDS encoding MFS transporter yields the protein MTTAAHTPSSGAATGPANSRSRVITASLVGTTIEFYDFYAYATAAVLVFPALFFPAADPTTSLLTSFATFGAAMVARPIGAVAFGHFGDRVGRKTTLVVSLLVMGIATFLIGVLPTYNQIGVWAGIMLLVLRLAQGFALGGEWSGAALVATENAPTGKRALYGTFPQLGAPLGFIIANGLFLIINFSMPGEAGAPSEAFLSWGWRIPFLFSAVMVIIGLWVRLKLVESSTFEKASAKGAIKRFPLGEAFRRYWKQLILGTFIMLATYVLFYLLTSFLLSYGTKAPVAPETYDAAAAGPWVPGLGFSYVQFVLMQIIGVVFFGIFTLLAGPLADRIGRRKLLIGVTIGIIVFGALFPVFLLPQGAATMPLTLVFLIIGFALMGSTFGPMGALLPELFPTNVRYTGSAVAYNVSSILGAALAPLVAVVLWAWGGGNPWLVGLYLSAAGVLTLIALILSRETKDVDYDEDLVAAEATVL from the coding sequence ATGACTACCGCAGCTCACACCCCCTCATCGGGTGCCGCCACCGGACCCGCCAACTCGCGCTCTCGCGTGATCACGGCGAGCCTCGTCGGCACGACGATCGAGTTCTACGACTTCTACGCGTACGCCACGGCCGCCGTGCTCGTGTTCCCGGCGCTCTTCTTCCCCGCCGCGGACCCCACGACGTCACTGCTGACGTCGTTCGCGACCTTCGGCGCCGCCATGGTCGCACGCCCGATCGGCGCCGTCGCGTTCGGCCACTTCGGCGACCGCGTCGGCCGCAAGACGACGCTCGTGGTGTCGCTGCTCGTCATGGGCATCGCGACGTTCCTCATCGGCGTGCTGCCGACGTACAACCAGATCGGCGTGTGGGCCGGCATCATGCTGCTCGTGCTGCGCCTGGCGCAGGGCTTCGCGCTCGGCGGCGAGTGGTCGGGCGCCGCGCTCGTGGCGACCGAGAACGCCCCGACCGGCAAGCGTGCCCTGTACGGCACCTTCCCGCAGCTGGGCGCGCCGCTCGGCTTCATCATCGCCAACGGCCTGTTCCTCATCATCAACTTCTCGATGCCCGGCGAGGCCGGCGCGCCCTCAGAGGCGTTCCTGTCGTGGGGCTGGCGCATCCCGTTCCTGTTCTCGGCTGTCATGGTCATCATCGGCCTGTGGGTCCGTCTGAAGCTCGTCGAGTCGTCGACCTTCGAGAAGGCCTCGGCCAAGGGCGCGATCAAGCGCTTCCCGCTCGGTGAGGCGTTCCGCCGCTACTGGAAGCAGCTCATCCTCGGCACGTTCATCATGCTGGCGACGTACGTGCTGTTCTACCTGCTGACGAGCTTCCTGCTGTCGTACGGCACCAAGGCCCCCGTCGCACCCGAGACCTACGACGCGGCGGCGGCCGGACCCTGGGTGCCGGGCCTCGGCTTCTCGTACGTCCAGTTCGTGCTGATGCAGATCATCGGCGTCGTCTTCTTCGGCATCTTCACGCTGCTGGCCGGCCCGCTCGCCGACCGGATCGGACGTCGCAAGCTGCTGATCGGCGTGACGATCGGGATCATCGTGTTCGGCGCGCTGTTCCCGGTGTTCCTGCTGCCGCAGGGCGCCGCGACGATGCCGCTCACGCTCGTGTTCCTCATCATCGGCTTCGCCCTGATGGGATCGACGTTCGGCCCCATGGGCGCGCTGCTCCCCGAGCTGTTCCCGACGAACGTCCGCTACACCGGCTCGGCCGTCGCCTACAACGTCTCGTCGATCCTCGGTGCCGCGCTGGCGCCGCTGGTCGCGGTCGTGCTGTGGGCGTGGGGCGGCGGCAACCCGTGGCTCGTGGGCCTGTACCTCTCGGCCGCGGGCGTGCTGACGCTGATCGCGCTCATCCTGTCGCGCGAGACGAAGGACGTGGACTACGACGAGGACCTCGTCGCCGCGGAGGCGACCGTCCTCTGA